A stretch of DNA from Amphiprion ocellaris isolate individual 3 ecotype Okinawa chromosome 18, ASM2253959v1, whole genome shotgun sequence:
TGTGCAGAAATGTGGAATTATTCGCCCAGGAATGTgcaaaacatcagagtatgCATTGTAAACAACGTGAAATATGCCAAAGGACAATGTTAATCACATTTAGAAGCTGTGCTTAATGTAACACATTGAGTCAGTGTCTATGGTGGGGGGTTGGGGAAAGAGGCAGTGTCACTGGGGGTCTCTGGCTTTGTTGATGAGACCAGCTGCTGCTgggaaaaagccaaaaaaaatccctttaatATCAGcagattaattttaaatcacaaCGTAACCCATTTTCCGTATTAACAGAAACGATATTGGATATTGACTTCGATTTTCTaagcagaataaaataataaagccACGCTAAACGTCAACACACGGCGATGTGGTGTGTGACGTCATCACCCGGcgacatgtttttcattttgtaaatatttcaaaGCTGGAGAGAAATCAATGGATAATCTTGTGAAGGTAAATTACACGTGTTAAAGTCAAAAAGTGTTTCCATGCAAATAAGTCTGGGAGGATATTTAGCAGTTGATATCTTCGTTATTCGCCAGTGAGCAGCTAAATTAGCCGCAGTTACTTCTACCAGTAATACTTGCTAACGTTACTGCCTTGGTTCCTAACTGCTTTAGTAGTTACAGCTGCgtttcaaagaaaaaagaaatactggAGTGGATAATACTTAGCTGCAAGTTTAGCTGTACACTTTAGCTATGAGTTTCTAACATTAGCAATAGCGAAATAAAATTATCATTCACTGACCCTTACGCCTCTTTTCAAAGTACTTACCACATATACAGCTATGTAAAGTATCAACAAGTGGTATCATCCACATGTTCCGGTTCCTGAAAGCTAACAGTGCGGGGTTTTAAGTTGAGAGTGTGTGTGGTTCTGTTCCGGTTTTCACAGTGGTTGACCtattctgttgtattttatgtGCAACAAATGATAacgtcattaaaaaaaaacttgctatGTCAAACGTTTTATACATATTCACTGTATTTCCAGTCTGTTTGCAGAGAAGAAAAATCTGAGACTGCTGAGAATACTGTGCGAACAGGTTACAACGCGTGTCTGTCTCTGATGTATGCGTGCAGATGCAGAAAAGCTTTTCTGAATGTGAATCATTCTGCaagctgatgtttttgttgtgtggaTAAGTCCTGGGGCTGAACAATTAATcgatttcaaattaaaattagagtttaaaaatgcaattagcAAACTGCAAAGGCTGCACTATAGAATGTGCATTATGCACTGTCTGACCCAGGGTTTATTCTTTAGTTTTATGACTTTACTCAACTTTATTGCAGATTGTGCAATACTGAGATGCTGCTCCTGACTTATGACTTAATTTCCTGTTTCAGTGTCAGAGATTGTTCTCattgttgtcttttaaaaatgattcagtttttattattattactttatttatttcccGCAGTgtttattacattaaaaatgtaataaatacacGTTTGAATCTTCAAGCTTCAATCCTTGCAATAGAACATAAAGCAGTTACTGTTTTGATTGTGTCTCGTGGTAATGATCCACGCCGTGTTTTAAATCTACTACAAAATACATATTGAACCAAAGCTGAAAGGAATATATTACAAATCACAATATCCGTTGACAAATTTGCAATTAGGTATTATCCCCACATCGTTCAGCTCTAGTAAGTAAATCATATGGAATTAAATGTGATTctacaaacacaaataatttcctgtgtttctgcaggtaCATGGAGCTGGCGGCTATGACTCTGACTTCAGTGACGATGATGGACAGGGAGAATCCTCAGAGAGAGGACTTAAAAGGTAAATTTTGTGGAAATTCTACAGAAAGTAAGTTCACAAAGAGGTAGTGTCCATCAGAGTTTCTTATTACAACAAACCATGTGTATGAATACAGGACTCATGCCTTTCTCAGACAAAAGCCAAAGGTATAGATTCACACACCATTTTAAGGGGAAGCTTGACTCTCATACTCCTCCTATCTTAGGTAAAAAATGCTTCAACTGTCTAGTTATATTAATCTTTTAAACAATCTTGTAACATTTGTAGACACAAGTGGTTTTCAACAGCCTTTACTTTTATCTGGTTGCTGCGATCAGTAACACAAACTTCCGTATTTATTTGTACCTCTGACAGGAAACGCgaggaggacattttacagaaaCCATTCCACAAAGGTCGCCACTCCAAAGTGGCGCACAGCAGTTTCCACTCTAATGAACTGGACAGGTACGTTACAGTTgcagtgaaatatttaaatcactttgtattttaatagctcatttaaataaagtttcaatttttttctggTCACATTGCAATTAATGTCAGTCCTGATAATAAGTAACACTTGCAGATAGAAAAATGAAGTAATTCAGTCAAACTGAAATTTAACTTgcagtttgtgtgcatgtgatgTATGACAAGATTACAATGAGAGacatcacattttaattttcaaagaaaattgaTGTATATGCACCCAAACATTGTTCTTACAAATAAACTGTCTGCATCATCTAATCTTTTATAATCTTTTATATAAATATTCCgcctttttgtgtatttttcagaGAGGAAGCCAGGAACAGAAGAGCCCACCTGATATCAATGAATGCTGTATCCATCTTTAGCTTAACTTGTCCTTGAATTGATAAAACTATATGTATTACATTAATGTATGAATACTTAAAGACATAACAATCCCAGATGGTATATTAATTTCATGTTGGTGTTAGtgctttgttgcttttatttgaagAAACTTAAACCTTAAGCACACGTCTCTAGTTTGAGCGGCATAAGAAGTTTGTCGGTGACTACATACTGTATTATGGAGGGCAGATGGCTGACTTCAAACGATCTGCGTAAGTGTTCTGTGTCACAGTCACTCTACAGTTGCTCTAAGCTAAATTTAATGAGGTAATATATATCCATATCAGGCCATCAGACCACTGGATACACATTGTTTTGATCCAGTTAAATATTCAATTACAGTTTATTGCAGCAGAAGTGTATCCATTTAAATTgatttgtgaatgttctcatttcactttttgtttcgTGCAGCGCTAAAGACAAAAGAGATCTGGACGTGCTGCGTGAAAATCATCGCTTCCTCtggagggacgaggacgaggaaGACATGACATGGTGATGATCCGAAGTCATCTGTTCCTACAGTCGGCTTTAACattccatttgtttttgattattgTGTTCTCTTCTGAAAATATGTATGTTGACACTCTGTGTCTCAAGTAGCTTGTGTCTGTTGAGAAAAATCAGGTAGTTTAAGATGTATTTGCTACTCTCTGTCTGCTTATTTGTGGATGTATTCTGTTCCAGGGAAAAAGAACTTGCCAAGAAGTACTATGACAAGCTCTTTAAAGAATACTGCATAGCTGACCTCAGCAGATACAAGGAAAACAAGGTGAGATAGATGGAGGAAAGGATTAGgattgatttattttccattttaaacaaCAGTAAAGCAGAAGGTGATTAATTTTAATATAGGTACAATAAACATTTTGAAGTTGTCACATCAGCATAAATGCTGATTCTAGAAGCAAGCTTCAGACAAGAAAGCATAGGGTGCTGTAGTTTATCTGTCGTGTTTTGGTTTGTGGTTGAGCCAATGTTGGAATATTCAGACACACTAATAACATTAAAGTACAATGCAAATattcatgtatgtatgtatgctcTGTTCTTCATTTGGGAGTTAAGATAGACATTTGATGTTTCAGGGGAGAAGACCTCTTGATAATAACAGCAGATAGTATTTATGTTCATGTATTTGTTAAGGACATTAAAGGAAGTTTTATTGATGTCCCTGATAAAATTTGGTTGTTGAGAAAAAAGCACAAGTGAAACACAAGTTCTCTAAAGTTAACCTTCAGAGCCCCAAAACCTGCTAGTGTGTTTTATAGGGATgttgttttgaaaataaattgcCATAATTACACTAATTACCAGAGACAccaactgtaaaaactgttaaaatcatcagattttcagcttaAAAGTGGTCCCTGAACTCATCAGACcatctgcaaaaataacaaattgtaagACTAACTTTATTCTGCAAGTCTcaattaaaaaatgccaaaaataatgcCTTTGTATCAGGTCTAGAAAAAACAATGATTCAACAGTTGTGTGACAAACATTTAaaggtttcattttaactgcaggctgtgcttccACGGAATAGAGAAGGGACAAGTATGGAAACGAATTGGagtgactgagaggaaaatgaaacatactcgatcaataaaatcaaaaacagcacagagggGAACAAGGAAGGTGTCAGGAAGTTGTTGGAGGATACATCAAGGATGCTGAAAAGTCTTTCAAGAATTGATAGATGAGTTTGTAGggggttgtaaaaatgtaaattaaatacaTGTTTAACTGTTTACAGGTATTTCAAGTGTTGATAACAGCTGTGGGAAAGATGttatatttctgtaaaataatcaaaagaaatgtagctgttgtttttttcttttttataatttGTAGTATTTTATCTGTCATACTACACAAGATACATTTTGAGTTGTCTCCACTTCTATCCACAattgtgctgtttctgtagaggtgcaggactttctatgacagtgaaaaatgaacctacagtTCACAGCAAAAGCCCAGAAACCGCCAGGGTTAAGCATGAGTTACAACACATACAGAATGTAGACACCTCAGCCATCTCAGACACCACTGCCAGGACATGGCAGAATGAGCCCTTATTACACTGTGGTCCAATAATTACACTAATTGTTCCGGTGGTGTTGCCATGTGTAAAGGTTAATATTTTCTAACTTGTACCAATCTCCATCCTAACTGGCCCATTGTAGACCAGAGTTAGGGGTATAATGTACTTTGGCACTGTGCTCTGTCTCTGGTGGCCACTGGATTATTCTGGACAGTGGCCAAGCTTTAAAAGTGACAATATGTTAAACTGAAAGGCAGCGTGCATGTGGCCCTGCTCAGTGGCTCTGATGGTTGGGCTCATTCCTTTTCTATATTCAATTTCCTTGTGTGCGATATCtcaaaatttgcactgacatctTAAGAACATGAAACAGAATATACCCTTACTGACCTACAGTTTGTCAGAGGCACTGTTAAAgttcaaatattcaaaattgaaTGCCTCGGGATTATAAATATAATGGTGATCAGTAGGATGTGACACCATTTACCGTACATGTGTGTAAACTGTGTATATTTGTACACAAAGTATCTACTGACAAGAAAACACGACTGAAGTAAAAtcaatacagtatatatacatacaatatTCACATAGATATGGGTTTTCACTGTTTATATTGTTAGAAAGGCTTATTTTTTGaggttgatttttatttctgcaacttctatttttaatttagtaAATAGGCATTTGCAACAGCGCACAGGCCCAGAAATACCGAATACTTCCACTGAGCCAAATGCAGTTGAAAACAATAAGTAATTACAGACCAGCTAAACACAGAGCTACGGTAGGATTCCTTAAATTAAggtttacaggtttttttttcctttaaggGGAAAACTGCAATTCATTCTGCATGTCTGAATTTTAATTATGAATGCTTTTGCTAAATTACATGGATCTTTTTCAATCTACCCAACAGTTTGGATTTCGTTGGCGGACTGAGAATGAAGTTGTATCTGGCAAAGGTAAGGCATACCTCTGTGTTATCCTATTTTAAGTTGTTATACAGTTTTATATGTTTCTGTGATTctgcttttacattttattgtgattttaggTACAGAAACACTCAAAACATTCCTGTTaagtaaacattttctgttgaAGGTATTTATATGTGGCTTCTTCCATATCCTTCAAAACGGAAAggtgaaataatgaaatcaaACCAAACAGTAGGCTTACTAAATTGTAACTGGCATATACTTATCTTTAAATGGAAGAGCTGCTAACAGGtggaaacagtgaaaataatctgcaTTCAAAACATCTTCCAGAAAGATATTGGAAACAGAAAGATGTGAAAACGACATTTTGGTTCTATTTCTAAAGTTGTCTTGCAGG
This window harbors:
- the fra10ac1 gene encoding protein FRA10AC1, coding for MDNLVKVHGAGGYDSDFSDDDGQGESSERGLKRKREEDILQKPFHKGRHSKVAHSSFHSNELDREEARNRRAHLISMNAFERHKKFVGDYILYYGGQMADFKRSAAKDKRDLDVLRENHRFLWRDEDEEDMTWEKELAKKYYDKLFKEYCIADLSRYKENKFGFRWRTENEVVSGKGQFQCGNKRCEKEEGLKSWEVNFAYVEQGEKRNALVKLRLCPECSFKLNYHHKRKEVKAKTKTRRLSEENREPPEKKKKKRKRSSSHSKKHKRKRRRDRSTSSSSSEESQNSDKGSEAKDEPEDQSEADHWRGPAPAVEEKSREEEFDEYFEDMFL